The genomic segment AAACTTATTCGATCTCTTATGAACTAGAATATGGTCAAACATCTCTGGAAATGCATATTGACGCGATAGATAAAGGCGAAAAGGTGATAGTCGTTGATGATGTGTTAGCCACTGGAGGTACTACAAAAGCGATAAAGGAATTAATAGACAGAGCCGGAGGGAAAACCGTTGGTGTTGTCTGTCTTGCTGAACTAACCTACCTAAACCCAAGGGAAAATCTAAAAGATTTAGAAATTGCCAGTTTGATACGATATTGAAAGTATAATTTAAACGCAAGAAGGGGGAAAAAAGATGAATGGAATAAAATTTGATTTTTCAAATGTTTTCCATCCCAATATTGAAAATGGCTTAACTGAAGAAGAAATAAACGACCAAGCCAACAGAGTTCAAGATATTGTGGAAACGATAAAACAAAACAATCCTGGCTTTTTGAATCTACCTTTCACAAGGGTTTACATAGATAGAGTTTTGGATTTAAAAACGTGGATACAAAGTTTTGAAAGTGTAGTAGTTTTAGGCATAGGTGGTTCTGCATTAGGAAATCAAGCGCTGCAAACAGCCCTTAATCCATTGCATTATAACGCTTTGTCTAAAGAAATAAGAAAAACTCCTAAAATTTTCATCCTGGATAATGTTGACCCCGATTTTATAGCATCAGTTTTGGACCAAATCGATCCAAAGACTACTCTGTTCAATGTTATATCAAAATCCGGTACAACAGCAGAAGCCATGGCAAATTATCTAGTTGCAAGAGGAATAATCGAAGGATACGGATTAGATCCAAAAAAACACTTTCTATTCACCACCGATCCTGAAAAAGGTATATTAAAGAAGCTAGCTGAAGAGGAGGGAATAAAAACTTTAGATATACCTCCTTCAATTGGCGGTAGGTTTAGTGTTTTAACCCCTGTTGGCTTATTATCAGCTTTGGCAAGTGGAATAGATATAATTGATTTATACAACGGTGCCAAAGAAATGCACAAAAGGGTTACCAATCCAAATATTTGGGAAAATCCTGCGGCTTTTAACGCCTTAGTGCATTATCTATATTACCAGAAAGGTTACAATATTTCTGTAATGATGTCCTACTCAAACAAATTGTATCTACTAGCTGATTGGTACAGACAATTATGGGCAGAAAGTCTGGGGAAAAAATACAATTTAAAAGGTGAAATCGTGAACGTTGGGCAAACTCCAATAAAAGCATTAGGAACAACAGACCAACATTCCCAAGTTCAACTATACAACGAAGGGCCTTACGATAAAGTAATCACTTTCATACAACTAGAAAATTTCGAACGAAACATAAAAATCCCTAACATACACTGTGATCTTCCCGAGTTATCTTATCTGGGAGGTAAAAATCTTTCAGCCCTTTTGAATACAGAACTAGCTGGTACGGAATACGCTTTGACAGAAAACAATAGACCAAATCTAAAAGTTATTTTTCCTCAGATCAATCCCTTCAATGTGGGACAATTCATATTCGCATATGAATTTCAAACAGCAGTAATGGGAAATCTATTAGAGATAAACCCTTATGACCAACCGGGCGTCGAATTAGGTAAAAAGGTTACTTATGCTTTGATGGGAAGAAAAGGTTACGAAGATTTCAGCATTGAGGTAGAAAACAAACTTAAAAACAAAAAACAGGTGACGATGTAAAAATGGTAATAGGAATTACAGGCCCTGCAGGATCTGGAAAAAGCACTGTATCAAAGATAATAAAAAATATATACGGAGATAAGGCATCCATAATCGATGTGGATAGGTTAGGACACGAGGTCTTAACCTATTTTTTTATTAAAGAGAAATTAAAAGAAAATTTTGGAGAAGAAATATTCGATGATGATAACAATATTTCTAGATCAAAACTTGGCGAAATAGTTTTTTCAGACAAAGAAAAGTTAGAATTATTGAATAAGATAGTCCATCCAGAAATTCTTAAAAAAACTGAACAAATACTGAAAGAAATTTCAAATAAAAATGATATAATAATTGTAGATGCAGCTTTGCTTTTCAAAATAGGATTGGACAAATTATGCGATAAAATTATCTACGTAGATGCCCCAGAAGAATTACGTATTGAAAGACTGTCAGAAAATCGCGGTATCCCCTTGGAGAAAGCAAGAAACATCGTTAAATCCCAAGAATACATAAACTCTGAGCGTTGTGATTTTAAAATATCGAATATTGGTAATTTTGACCAATTGTACAAAGAAACAGAAAAAATTATCCAAAACTTATGAGGAGGTGTTCGGAATGAAGAAAGTTGTTTCTATTCTTTTTACGGTTTTACTTGTTTCTTTTGCTTTTTCTCAAGTTGAAATTGAGTTTTGGCACGCTATGGGGGGGACAACTGGGAGAGACGTTGAATTCCTTAGTCGACACTTTTAATAGAGAAAACCCAGATGTCCATGTCTCAGCCATATATGTGGGAAACTACAGTGCCTTAAACCAAAAGTTACTTTCTACGATCACCGCTTACTCCCAAGGAAGTACTACAGACCTCCCAACTTTATCTCAAGCTTATGGAAACTGGACCGCAATGTACCTTTTTTCTGATGTAGTGCAACCACTTAACGGATATATTGAAAAGGATCCTGAGTTTAAAGAAGCTTGGGATAATCAGATATTCCCTGTTCTAAAGGATTTAGTTACATGGGGAGACACAGTATATGGAATCCCATTCAACAAATCTGTTTACGTTTATTATTATAACCCGGATCTCTTTGACCTATTTGGAGTTAATCCCCCCAAAACCATGGATGAATTATTTGAAGTAAGTGAACTTTTAACAATGGATTTGGATATGGATGGAGAAATGGATCAATACGGATTAGGTGCAAGAAACTTTATCGATGATTTTCAAATATTTTTATATGCACATAACGCAACATTTTTAGAATACGTCGGCGATGGCAAATACAAGATTGTTTTACCCGAAGAGAAAACAAAAGAGGTTTTGAGTTACATAAAGAACCTGAAAGATTCCGGATACGCTTTGTTCCAAAACGCCTATTTGGATCCCCAGTTCGGCTCTGGAGAAATAGCTGCATACATGGGAACGGTGGCAGGTTTAACTTATGCTGAACAATCCTCCAGAGGAAAACACGGTGTTGCTTGGGCTCCATTACCTTCCGTAGATGGTGTTCCTCACTCTCCTATAGCTGGAACAGATTTGATAATGTTTAACTGGGTAGGTCAAGATCAAAAAGACGCAGCATGGAGATTCATGAAATTTTTGATGGATCCCGTTAATGTTGCTTACTGGTCTATAAATACGGGATATGTTCCAATAAGAAGAGATGTTGAAGAGGTTCCACAGTGGCAAACCTATACGGCAACAGATGATAAGCCAACTATTGCACTAAAAGAATTAGAAACTGCTATCCCAGATCCAAAGCCAGCCGCATGGAACGATATAAGAAACGATATCAGCACAGTATTTGCTAACTTCCTAAACGATATGGCGACTGTAGATGAAACATACGATGCCATCGTGAATACTTTAGAAAAAGGATTAAAGGAGACAGGTGAATACGCTGAATAATGAGTAATAACCATCAAAACCCCAGGTAGGATCAACACCTGGGGTTTTACTATTGTTATTCACCTCAGTTATTTCGATTCCAAGTATTTCGCCAAGTATTTTACTTCTATCTCCTTCATTATTTCTCCCATTACCACGGGAGATAGAACAGGCTCATAGGGAGGAGGGGAACGCAATTCTACTTCAATATCTCTTGCCCGAATGTGTTCTATGCTTGGTGAAACAAGGATAATGATTAAAAATACAATAAGAAATGCATAAAGAGACCAGTTTATTTGAAGAGAAGGAAACCAGCCAGGAATAAATGGGTGAAGCAGCAACAATGCAAAAATAAGCAGTAAAAGAATGAAAAATCCGATCCTCTTAAGCCAGCGATGTAAAGGGGAATTTAACCACCAGCGCCACCAGGGTGGCTTAATTCGATAGTTCCAGATATTGCCGAGCAATTCACGAGCGGGTGCCTCTATTGGGGTTTTTGATTTTAACTTGACACACCCTTCAAGTTTTTCTTTTGCTGTAAAAATGTCATTGCTTTTAAGGTAGAAGTGCCCTAAAAAATACAGGACATACGCCCTCATCTCTTTTTCCTGTTTTTGGTTTTTCGACAACGTTTCATTCATCTTTTCCAGGTTT from the Petrotoga miotherma DSM 10691 genome contains:
- a CDS encoding glucose-6-phosphate isomerase, which codes for MNGIKFDFSNVFHPNIENGLTEEEINDQANRVQDIVETIKQNNPGFLNLPFTRVYIDRVLDLKTWIQSFESVVVLGIGGSALGNQALQTALNPLHYNALSKEIRKTPKIFILDNVDPDFIASVLDQIDPKTTLFNVISKSGTTAEAMANYLVARGIIEGYGLDPKKHFLFTTDPEKGILKKLAEEEGIKTLDIPPSIGGRFSVLTPVGLLSALASGIDIIDLYNGAKEMHKRVTNPNIWENPAAFNALVHYLYYQKGYNISVMMSYSNKLYLLADWYRQLWAESLGKKYNLKGEIVNVGQTPIKALGTTDQHSQVQLYNEGPYDKVITFIQLENFERNIKIPNIHCDLPELSYLGGKNLSALLNTELAGTEYALTENNRPNLKVIFPQINPFNVGQFIFAYEFQTAVMGNLLEINPYDQPGVELGKKVTYALMGRKGYEDFSIEVENKLKNKKQVTM
- the coaE gene encoding dephospho-CoA kinase (Dephospho-CoA kinase (CoaE) performs the final step in coenzyme A biosynthesis.); its protein translation is MVIGITGPAGSGKSTVSKIIKNIYGDKASIIDVDRLGHEVLTYFFIKEKLKENFGEEIFDDDNNISRSKLGEIVFSDKEKLELLNKIVHPEILKKTEQILKEISNKNDIIIVDAALLFKIGLDKLCDKIIYVDAPEELRIERLSENRGIPLEKARNIVKSQEYINSERCDFKISNIGNFDQLYKETEKIIQNL
- a CDS encoding extracellular solute-binding protein, with protein sequence MNSLVDTFNRENPDVHVSAIYVGNYSALNQKLLSTITAYSQGSTTDLPTLSQAYGNWTAMYLFSDVVQPLNGYIEKDPEFKEAWDNQIFPVLKDLVTWGDTVYGIPFNKSVYVYYYNPDLFDLFGVNPPKTMDELFEVSELLTMDLDMDGEMDQYGLGARNFIDDFQIFLYAHNATFLEYVGDGKYKIVLPEEKTKEVLSYIKNLKDSGYALFQNAYLDPQFGSGEIAAYMGTVAGLTYAEQSSRGKHGVAWAPLPSVDGVPHSPIAGTDLIMFNWVGQDQKDAAWRFMKFLMDPVNVAYWSINTGYVPIRRDVEEVPQWQTYTATDDKPTIALKELETAIPDPKPAAWNDIRNDISTVFANFLNDMATVDETYDAIVNTLEKGLKETGEYAE